Sequence from the Neomonachus schauinslandi chromosome 9, ASM220157v2, whole genome shotgun sequence genome:
GGAGGTAGGGCCTCCGCCCCAGGTCTAGTCAGAGAGGCACGCAATGGCGCTGGGGCACGCAGCTTCGATGGGCCCCGCCACCGGCTTACCTCTCTCCTGCCTGCCAGATACAGCAAAGCCGGGCTTATCCCGAGAACAGCTGGGGTCTTCGGATTAACTCAGTTCCATCAAACTACCCAATGGATACCAGATTCTGAACAAGTAAGTGTCTCAAGTTAAATTTGTCATTTAGGACTCAGAAGGCACTTCAAAATTCCGGAGAGCCACAGGGTCCCTGTTATTAGGTCGCCAATCCTCCTGTACGGGACCGATGGAGAAGCTGAGAGGGACAGGGCTGTGCTTTTGACCCGACGGTGTCCTGGCCACGTGGGACACAAACCTCAGACGGTAGCTGGCTCGTCACCAGCCCCGCAGGGCCAAGCACGCAGCACACACACGGCTGTCTGCGCTCTGAATAAATGGCATTTTTGCTGTATCATGGCAGTTTATAAAATAGTCTCACAAGTGTGATATTGGACTCTaagtaaaatgcaaaaattgTAGTCGAACACTTAGGAGGTCACAATGTGAGAGGTAAAGTACTCACTGAGTACAGTATTCTTCATCATCGAATCACCCTGCCGGTCTGCGCTCGGTATCCGGGGAGAAGCCGGAAAACGAAGCCACGGGCACGCGGCTGCCACGTGGGCCAGCAAGGCTCTCCGACCAACAGCCAAGGAGAACCCTAAGCGCTTCCCGTCAGGCCAGCCAAGGACCCGCTGGGGCCGCCGTGAAGGCAGCCCGCGCCGGCAAGTGCCCTCGGGTCTCCCCTCTGCTCGCGCCCCGTCCAGGTGACAGCTTACCTTGAGAGCACACACACAGGCCGGGGCACAACTGCTCCAGTCACActtttgctggggggggggggggggagctaacATCAAAATCCTATCACCAACGGGCCCGGTTTGGGGTACTCTGAGGTAGTTCCTTAACTCGGGATGCCTGTCACCTACTCTCTCCCAGAATTCAGCACGCGTAGGAAGTCCTGAAACATCTATGCACCGTTGCAATCACAAGTCACTGTAGTTGAGTGCAAAATAAAGGAAACTTGAGTTGCTTTATTTAGCTTCCAATTTCTGGGAGGCTCGAGAATTGTAATTATTCTggacaacaaaaggaaatcagACTGTGCTTACAGATCTTTTTCTGCCGTATTCTTTCTGTAGGACTGCTGTTTTATTGTTGCCCTTTTCTGTCACATGGGGTGTACACATCAGGTGGTAAAAGGTACAATACATTCTACAACTGAGCACCACTTTCTGTAACTGAACAGGCAAAGAAATTACACTGAACATCAGCATCTGGCAGTATTtttcggaaaaaaaaaaagtgactaaaaTGGGTTTAAATTGATTAACACTATTAAATCACATCTAATATTTGATACTACATGATTCAATACAGCTATACGATACAATTATACAAAATGTGTTAACATCAAAGAATACAACCAAAATTAAGATAGCAAACAAAAcctatataacttttttttttacaggaaaaTACTTTTGAAGTATGCATGTAACTGcccattcttttaaagaaaatctactGCAAGCAAAGTTATCAACCTCCAGAAAAATCACACATAGCATTACTAAGCATATCCCCAAAAAGTGTACAATATGCACacttggaaaatacaaaattaaaaaaattgtaagcaACAGGTGAGCTCCATATTTATAAGAATGTGAAAAGAAGTCCCATTTTTAGCACTGTTGTATAAAGAATTGTCTTTTGATGCGAAGTTCATGAATTGTCCTCCTGCTGGGACCACACTTTACAAAAACACCGTGTTTTTGAAACGAGATTACAGAGCAAGATAGAGCATCTTAGCAATGTCAtcttattaaagtttttttttttaatttttactacttTATCAAAACATGTCCCTTAGGTGTGtaggattcatttttaaaattctttcctagAAACAATATACAAAGGAGAGGCCTATTTATTCCCAATCACACTCCTGGAAGATGCTCCCCGGGGTCGAGAAGGgtcttctccatcttcctctcacTGGTTGTTTTTGGCCTTAGCATGTGTTAAGATGTGAGATTTCAGGTTAGTTGACTGAGCAAACTTCTTATTACAGCCGTCGAAGGGGCACACATAGGGCCTGTCCCCGGTATGGATTCGCACGTGTGTGCGCAAATTGAAGTCCAGTGAAAAGCGTTTCCCGCAGCCTTCGAACGTGCACTGTCGAGGAAAGACCAGAGAGAACCCAGCTCAGTGACCGTGCCGGGGCCGAGGGGGCAGGGTGGCAGGCGGCAAACAGCCCGCCTCTCGGGCCGCACACCTCGTCCTCCCCGCTCCGGGGAAACGCAACAGTCCCGGGGCCAGTCCCACCCCAGCACAAGCGGGCGGGGGGCTCGAACTCTGCATGCGGACCACTCGGAAACCCAGGCACAGCACtcaggaattattttaaatacgGGGTAAGAGACACACTTGGCAAAACACCAAGAATCTTCCTCGGGATCATGTTACGGTCTTAGTACTTATGTCAATGtttcaaataatgaaatacaatCGATTAGGAAGGTTTCTGGTGTCAGGTATCAAAAAGAACCGTGTTAAATCGAGACCTGCACTGCTAGTTTGTTCACTTGTGATGGGTTtctaaaaacaagacaaaacatcACCTATACTTACTCCGTTCGGTAAAATTTTGGAAGTTCCCCCGTCAATTAGTAATTCAATATACTTCCATCAACTACCGAAAATAAACTGCTTCAATCCCACAGTGAATGCACTAGAAATGCAGTTTTAGGCTTGCTCGTGAGCAATCCAGTTTTCCTCCTGATACAAAGTACACCCCATCAACACCCCGATACACCCTGTCCCCCCGTCTCCAGGACCAGAGACGCTGCACACGGGGAAGGCAAGTGCCGGGGCAGCCCTTGCGGCCGCACCAAGGGGACACCATTTTGGTTTCTCCCTACGGAGCACTGGGAGCACTGAGAGCCGCGTCTCTCTGGCTCTCCGGCCCTCCTGCGTCTCTCCGGCCCTCCCGGTGCCCGCAGCCCCGCCTACACTTGCCgggtggtgtggggagggggaagggacgAGCTCTACCTGAAagggcttctctccagtatgaacCAGTTGGTGTCGTTTTAGTTTTGAGCTCTCAACAAAAGCTTTGCCACACTCTGCACAGACGTGGACTCGGGGGCCGTGGGTGTGCAGGTGCTTTCGCATGGCAGAGTTATCCCTGAACATCTTTGTGCAGCCCTTCAAACAGAGAGAGAAGCTTAGTGGTTCACACTGCAAACTGTTAACAAAGAATTCAACCACTTAAAACAGCCTTCACTGACCCAAGAAACAAAACCACCCCCGGCCCCCCCGCCACTTACGTTTTACTCAATATCAACAGGAGAAATATTAAATGACTTAAGACAAAAACCAGACAGCTGGAGAAGGCCTTCTCGTTTAATGCAAACCCTCGtgttacagatcaggaaactgaggctcagagatgtctTTAaggagacttgcccaaggtcacactgctcaTAGGAGCCGGGCTGGGGGTAGAACCCAGCAGCCTGGCTTCCAGCCACACCACAGCTGCCTCCCCCAACTCTGTGCCCAGCTGAAGTAGCAGAAGCCCTGGTAAACAAATGGGGTTGAAAGGAGAGCAGTCCACCACTACCTTTGGTGGGCCCCATATTCTGGGCTGCAAGAATGGGCTGTCACTCTCCATCGCCTactgttccctcttctctctttgcctctttccccttcttgacagagaaagaagcaagagGGTCTCCAAGGAATGGCAACTACAGAAGAAATTGATTTTGTGAGACACCAGGAAAGGAAGCAGGCACACAGACGCCGGAGCGGGGAGCGGGGCGCGGACAGGCGTGCACTGCTCAGGACAAGCATGGCCTTCCCAACTTCTTCTGCAGTTGCTGTCCAGGGATGGAGCGAGTGGGGGATGAGTGGACAGGACGACAGCATCACAGGCACGAGGGAGGGGAAGCCGCGGCTTTGGCACCTTGACCCCCAGGCTGTGTTTCCATTTagcaaatggaatttttttaaaaatgtaaatttggaAAAGAAGTACACAGAGAAGCTACAGGGAGGACAGACACTTAGGGCCTAACTGTTTTCAAATGCTTCTTTACATGTTGGCCCCCAAAGGAACTTGTTTTACATCTCAAAATCTCCATTCACTAAGCGTGTTGAAAAACCACACAAAGAACCTGTGAGTGTGGTCATTAGAAGGACATCGCCAAATGAAACTCATCCTTCTtcaattactgatttttaaaaattctttatccCATTAAAACTTTCTCCCCACCTCCGTGATACTTCTTTTTCTGTTAGTTTTACATCCATCCAATTAAGTGTGAAACAGACCCAACCAACACCTCAAAGTACTTTTTAGGTGATCCTTTCCTTTGGAAGACTAGCCACATTTTGAAAACAATTAAGCACCCCTCTAGTAACACACAGTTAACAGGGCAAATTAAGAAAATTGTGAGAGATGCAGTTTTATTAGGCTTACTTTAGCAGCAtccaaaataatttccaaatttccATAATGAGCTTTCAGCCCCACAAAGGTCCATGGGTGAGACACCACTCAATGTCTTAAGATTGACTTGTTCATgatccaaaaggaagaaataaaatcctaaCATTGTATATTCAATATATAGTAAGAGCAAAAACACCGGCGCCCTACAGTAGCCCCATTAACGGTATTTAAATTTAAGTGGCCTTTACTGAACAACAAAACTTACATCACAAATATAGCCTCttgaatttagaaaacaaagactTTAGTTCCTCACTTAATTATTAGATGGAAATAAAAGTGCAGACTGCTTATGAGCTCTCTAAATCTTCATTGGCAGTTTAACAAACACTTTTCCCCTAGCATTACTTACTTTATGAGGGCAAGCTATTGTTCTTGGAGCatcatcttctttaatttttcttggcttcattcttaccaaaaagaaaaaaaaaaaaaaaaagaaaagagagagagagagagatttgtagGAGTGGGTAGACTCATCTGGCATAAATCATATAGTCCCTACAATGTTTTCCTTACAGATACAAACAACTATGGTTATAGGTGGCATCCAGGAGGGAAAGGATGAGACCACATTCCCTGAGTACCACCCGTGACTGGGAAGCAcccttcccatttcacaggtgtgGGTGCTGGTGCTCAGAGAGCCTGAGTCGCTGCCACGGTCTCGCAGCGAGCGAGCCAGGGCAGCTCAGACCGGCACTGAGGTCTGTGCGCTTCAAATATCTGCTCTTTCCTCCAAGCTCTTGAAATAACACGAAAGACCACCAGCCCAAACCACAGAGGAATCTCTTAGTGGGAGCAAAGCAAGGTATCCAGGAGCAGCTGCTGTGGTAACAAAGACACCTTGTGAAAAGGAAGCAGCAGATGGGGGAGGGTCTTAAACACAAATCCCTACAAAaccccttaaaaaaaaggagggagggttCACTTCATACTGACAGACATTATCTTTAggagagataattttttaaaagggcacaGAAGAGTCCTTGTAAACAGAAaatcatttatatacattatctctgGAAAGAAACATAGTAAATGAACTTGATACTGGTGTTTTGGGGAAGAGCCCCCAGGGACTGGTGGACAGGTGGGAACACCCCATACCCTTTCCCACTGTTGAATTTTATCATACTACTACTTttgatggtgggggtgggagggaggttaCCGTTTTTCAAATAAtgagagcatttaaaaaaaaacaaaacagaacgaCAGATTTCCAGCCCTGCTTTGGGACCGGGGTGTAACAGGAACCCCACGCGGACTCACTACCCAGAGAGCTTGCTGATTTGGTAGCTTACCTACCTGCTATTTCCACTGAACCAACCTTTGGTCTTTTGTCAAAACTTTCTCTCCAAATACTCCCTACAGATCTGTGTGTGGTAGAGGG
This genomic interval carries:
- the YY1 gene encoding transcriptional repressor protein YY1; this encodes MTGKKLPPGGIPGIDLSDPKQLAEFARMKPRKIKEDDAPRTIACPHKGCTKMFRDNSAMRKHLHTHGPRVHVCAECGKAFVESSKLKRHQLVHTGEKPFQCTFEGCGKRFSLDFNLRTHVRIHTGDRPYVCPFDGCNKKFAQSTNLKSHILTHAKAKNNQ